Proteins encoded within one genomic window of Mesobacillus subterraneus:
- a CDS encoding STAS domain-containing protein yields the protein MQKDIVVGGVEIKWDLNTGEVLFEGGDVVFFWVSAMKTFFDTINEITGEEATNLVLEATGFRQGIIVGEGFKELKEIDTSNLVKWVSDTYIPAGWGYVRVEKMDVETKNFTLFIKDDWEYKMNKLGDKEKQGIFVPAHYAGVFTGLFGRNFWYKIIEYQNDTNPYTVVEYFPSDKDVQESIWQMARRQEAKQIRQLESLVADKTKMLQDLVKELSSPLIPVLDGIVVVPLIGRYDEDRAEDLIMNTLNNLPKYQAKYVLLDLTGLNKEISPYTAELIDKLGSAARLLGVEVILVGISAELAMVITETLSNLKKI from the coding sequence ATGCAAAAGGATATTGTTGTTGGCGGTGTGGAAATAAAGTGGGATTTAAATACTGGAGAAGTGTTATTTGAAGGAGGAGATGTTGTTTTTTTCTGGGTTTCTGCCATGAAAACCTTCTTCGATACCATTAATGAAATTACAGGCGAAGAGGCAACGAATCTGGTACTTGAAGCGACTGGGTTCCGACAGGGAATCATCGTCGGTGAAGGCTTTAAGGAACTGAAGGAAATCGATACATCCAATTTGGTGAAATGGGTGTCGGATACATACATACCAGCAGGCTGGGGTTATGTGAGAGTAGAAAAAATGGATGTTGAAACCAAGAATTTTACTTTATTCATTAAAGATGACTGGGAATATAAGATGAACAAACTTGGTGACAAGGAAAAACAAGGGATTTTCGTTCCGGCGCATTATGCTGGTGTTTTTACTGGCTTGTTTGGCAGGAACTTCTGGTATAAAATCATTGAGTATCAGAATGATACCAACCCATATACGGTTGTGGAATATTTCCCTTCCGATAAGGATGTACAAGAAAGCATTTGGCAAATGGCGAGGAGGCAAGAAGCCAAGCAAATTAGGCAACTGGAAAGCCTCGTGGCGGACAAAACTAAGATGCTCCAGGATTTGGTGAAAGAATTATCATCTCCGCTCATTCCAGTGCTTGATGGAATTGTCGTTGTCCCTTTAATCGGCAGATACGATGAAGATCGTGCCGAGGATTTGATCATGAACACGCTGAACAATCTGCCAAAATATCAAGCAAAGTACGTCTTACTCGACCTCACTGGATTGAATAAGGAAATCTCACCTTACACAGCCGAGTTGATCGACAAATTAGGTTCAGCGGCCAGATTGCTCGGAGTAGAAGTGATCCTTGTAGGGATTTCCGCCGAACTGGCGATGGTGATTACAGAAACATTAAGCAACTTGAAAAAAATATGA
- a CDS encoding phosphatase PAP2 family protein — protein sequence MELNKQELKQAGLPFLLMIAGAGMSILFIVIFSELAEEMLENEINAIDEAVIQRINKIENGTLDQIMIFVTELGSVWFLSLCTLAAIIALWVKAKDKLGILFLLIAIGGGGALTKLLKYLYARGRPSINPEIDAIGYSFPSGHSMGSLIFYGFIAYLIARSSRKLLTKWIAIIVAGFLVVWIGFTRIYLGAHYPSDVLAGHLAGAIWLLISILTLEWIKWKKVNSIKVTRIFKQIINQSKNI from the coding sequence GTGGAATTAAATAAGCAAGAATTAAAGCAGGCAGGATTGCCATTTTTGCTGATGATCGCTGGAGCTGGAATGTCAATCCTTTTTATCGTCATTTTCTCGGAATTAGCAGAAGAAATGCTTGAAAACGAAATCAATGCGATTGATGAGGCGGTCATTCAAAGGATTAACAAAATCGAAAACGGTACATTGGATCAAATCATGATTTTTGTTACAGAGCTAGGTTCCGTTTGGTTTTTGTCGTTATGCACACTTGCTGCGATAATTGCATTATGGGTAAAGGCGAAAGATAAACTAGGGATTCTGTTTTTATTAATAGCCATCGGTGGTGGAGGTGCGCTGACCAAACTGTTGAAATATCTGTATGCAAGAGGGCGTCCTTCTATTAATCCTGAGATCGATGCAATTGGCTACAGCTTCCCAAGCGGACATTCAATGGGATCGCTGATTTTTTATGGATTTATCGCCTATTTGATCGCCCGCTCTTCCAGAAAGCTTTTGACTAAATGGATTGCAATTATTGTTGCAGGCTTTCTGGTTGTCTGGATCGGTTTTACTCGAATCTACCTTGGAGCCCACTATCCCAGCGATGTCCTAGCGGGTCATTTAGCCGGTGCAATCTGGCTTTTAATTAGTATACTTACCTTGGAATGGATTAAATGGAAGAAAGTAAATTCCATAAAAGTGACCAGGATTTTTAAGCAGATTATCAATCAGAGTAAAAATATATAA
- a CDS encoding PAS domain-containing protein has product MSSTVQSEILLSKMLNSVSEAAMAIDSQYNVIFINDLAKEILGLNGDSILGKNAYDIWPDAPDDVRFVEKTVTYKEEYYVKAVP; this is encoded by the coding sequence ATGTCTAGTACGGTTCAATCTGAAATATTACTTTCTAAAATGTTAAACTCGGTATCTGAGGCAGCTATGGCTATTGATTCACAATATAATGTGATCTTTATAAACGATTTGGCTAAGGAAATCTTAGGTTTAAATGGTGATAGTATATTGGGAAAGAATGCTTACGATATTTGGCCAGATGCCCCAGATGATGTACGTTTTGTAGAGAAAACTGTCACATATAAAGAAGAATATTATGTAAAGGCCGTGCCTTAA
- a CDS encoding glutaredoxin family protein, which yields MNDITVYTTNTUPYCTMMKQFLEGQGINYKEVNVQNDQVAAQKLVEETGQMGVPQTKVNGNWVLGFDPDTLMQYVKK from the coding sequence ATGAACGATATTACTGTTTATACAACGAATACTTGACCTTACTGCACAATGATGAAACAATTCCTTGAGGGTCAAGGAATAAACTACAAAGAAGTGAATGTACAAAACGATCAAGTTGCTGCACAAAAGCTGGTTGAAGAAACAGGTCAGATGGGTGTGCCGCAAACGAAGGTTAACGGCAACTGGGTTCTTGGTTTTGACCCGGATACACTGATGCAGTATGTTAAAAAATAA
- a CDS encoding STAS domain-containing protein has protein sequence MDIRTSILEHKSGFIGAAVYFMDVTDAITIQRELSERIDELSATLIPLKNKVALLPIYWMPGQSGLNVERTLKQVSEKNVKSLIIDLSSVRDPDTEFVESLKKAKQSLKLLGVEVLISGIRPELARTWVQTGTDFTDFKFINNVSSALGRFID, from the coding sequence TTGGATATTCGTACATCCATTTTAGAACATAAATCAGGATTCATTGGCGCAGCTGTGTATTTCATGGATGTTACCGACGCGATCACCATTCAAAGGGAATTAAGTGAACGGATTGACGAATTATCTGCTACCCTCATCCCGCTTAAAAATAAGGTCGCCCTTCTTCCGATTTATTGGATGCCAGGGCAGTCAGGTTTAAATGTGGAACGGACGCTAAAACAAGTGTCAGAAAAAAATGTCAAATCGTTAATCATTGATTTATCGTCAGTAAGAGACCCTGATACTGAGTTTGTAGAATCCCTGAAAAAGGCAAAACAATCTCTAAAATTGCTGGGGGTAGAGGTTTTAATAAGCGGGATACGTCCTGAACTGGCAAGGACATGGGTGCAGACTGGAACCGATTTTACTGATTTTAAATTCATAAACAATGTAAGCTCAGCTCTGGGTAGATTTATAGATTAA
- the lepB gene encoding signal peptidase I — protein MVKERNEIWEWAKAFLIAIVLAFVVRSFLMTPIEVKGASMEPTLHSQERMFVTKIGEPKRFDIVVFHATEDKDYIKRVIGLPGDRVEYKDDVLYINGKPYEEPYLEESKKLITYGQLTGSFTLGETPVGSEVVPEGHIFVLGDNRRNSKDSRHIGAVPIENIIGTTKVIFYPFEDMKIIGD, from the coding sequence ATGGTAAAAGAGCGAAATGAAATTTGGGAATGGGCAAAGGCATTTTTAATCGCAATAGTACTGGCTTTTGTTGTTCGATCGTTTTTAATGACTCCAATTGAAGTAAAAGGTGCTTCCATGGAGCCAACTTTGCATAGCCAGGAGAGGATGTTCGTTACTAAAATCGGCGAGCCCAAACGCTTTGATATCGTTGTTTTCCATGCAACGGAGGACAAAGATTATATCAAACGGGTCATCGGGCTTCCTGGTGACCGGGTTGAGTACAAGGACGACGTGCTTTATATAAATGGAAAGCCTTATGAAGAACCATATTTGGAGGAGAGCAAAAAGCTCATCACTTATGGGCAGCTAACCGGTTCATTTACGTTAGGAGAAACTCCAGTTGGCAGTGAGGTTGTTCCAGAAGGGCATATTTTTGTGCTGGGAGATAACCGAAGGAATAGTAAAGATAGCCGTCATATTGGGGCAGTACCGATTGAAAACATCATTGGAACAACAAAGGTTATTTTTTACCCATTTGAAGATATGAAGATTATTGGTGATTAA
- a CDS encoding TetR/AcrR family transcriptional regulator: MNALDRINKEALNLFAERGYYGTSLSMIAKAVGIRKSSIYAHYNSKDELFISVIKYVANIYKAETEQFFSKLKEQNQPVEHQLFQVFCWYMQLWIDKKDVTKLWRRVSVFPPEHLENDIKSISAETVAQSFHNELADIFRQGVENGELRNAPSGNLVNLFQILIDGILTARLLKGNEDTAELLHDGWHHFWSGIKGTDKRQTNTGEIINV; the protein is encoded by the coding sequence ATGAACGCGCTGGATCGTATAAATAAAGAAGCTTTGAACCTGTTTGCGGAAAGAGGATATTATGGTACTTCGCTATCAATGATTGCTAAGGCAGTAGGCATACGAAAGTCTTCTATTTATGCACATTATAATAGCAAAGATGAATTGTTTATCTCGGTGATTAAGTATGTCGCAAATATCTACAAAGCTGAAACGGAGCAATTTTTCTCAAAATTAAAAGAACAAAATCAGCCGGTGGAACATCAACTTTTTCAAGTATTCTGCTGGTACATGCAGCTTTGGATTGATAAGAAAGACGTGACAAAATTATGGCGAAGAGTAAGTGTCTTTCCTCCAGAACACCTCGAAAATGATATTAAAAGCATATCTGCCGAAACTGTGGCACAGAGTTTTCACAATGAACTTGCTGACATATTTAGACAAGGTGTAGAGAATGGGGAACTAAGAAATGCTCCATCAGGTAATCTAGTCAATCTTTTTCAAATACTGATCGATGGGATACTGACAGCGCGATTGTTAAAAGGAAATGAAGACACTGCAGAACTGCTGCATGATGGCTGGCATCATTTTTGGTCGGGAATCAAGGGAACGGATAAAAGACAGACCAATACGGGGGAAATAATAAATGTCTAG